One genomic window of Pagrus major chromosome 22, Pma_NU_1.0 includes the following:
- the LOC141017616 gene encoding protein NLRC3-like, whose product MAKPKQVLLGALEDLGKDDFIKFKWLLQQEGVLEGFPAIPKCRLENADRMGTVDQMVQTYSMNTIRVTRMVLGEMKQNDLREKLSNTISEPKEILTECQLKLKTNLKKRFHCVFEKITKAGSSKPLHEIYTEIYIMMEETGEVNMEHEVRQIETATWKPATPETTIRCEDIFKASPGRDEPIRTMMTKGVAGIGKTVLTQKFTLDWAEDKANQDIHFTFPFTFRELNVLKEKKFSLVELVHHFFTETKEAGICSFEEFQVVFIFDGLDECRLPLDFHNTEILTDVTESTSVDVLLTNLIRGKLLPSAHLWITTRPAAANQIPSECVDMVTEVRGFTDPQKEEYFRKRFRDEEQASRIISHIKTSRSLHIMCHIPVFCWITATVLENVLKTREGGELPKTLTQMYIHFLVVQSKVKNVKYDGKSERDLHWTPESRKMIESLGKLAFEQLQKGNLIFYESDLTECGIDIRAASVYSGVFTEIFKEESGLYQDKVFCFIHLSVQEFLAALHVHLTFINSGFNLLAEARWWWARTLAYLWSIVFGDNSKLSHVHQNAVKKALQSPNGHLDLFLRFLLGLSLDTNQNLLRGLLTEKGSSLETNQETVQYIKKKISENQSPERGINLFHCLNELNDGSLVEEVQQYLSSGSLSTDKLSPAQWSALGFILLSSEKDLNVFDLRKYSASEEALLRLLPVVKASNKALLSGCNLSKRSCEALASALGSQSSSLRELDLSNNNLQDSGVKLLCAGLESLQCKLETLRLSGCLVTEKGCSALASALSSNPSHLRELDLSYNHPGDSGVKLLTARQEDPDWRLDVLRVDHCGEQRLKPGLTKYFCELKVDTNTLNRRLKLTDNNNRVTVVREEQPYPDHQDRFDKFLQLLCKNGLTGCCYWEVEWRGEVYITVTYKGIRRKGGSYDCLFGGNDQSWSLKCSDSDGYSVWYNNRQTVLPLSSSSSGRVAVYVDFAAGTLSFYRVSSDTLIHLHTFNTTFTEPLYPGFGFWSDSSVSLCSV is encoded by the exons ATGGCGAAACCTAAACAGGTCCTCTTGGGAGCTTTGGAGGATTTAGGAAAGGATGACTTTATAAAATTCAAGTGGCTCCTGCAGCAGGAGGGAGTCCTGGAAGGCTTCCCAGCAATCCCAAAATGTCGACTGGAGAATGCAGACAGGATGGGCACAGTGGATCAGATGGTGCAGACCTACAGTATGAACACCATCAGAGTGACCAGAATGGTTTTGGGGGAGATGAAACAGAATGATCTGCGGGAGAAATTATCAAACACCATCTCAGAACCTAAAG AGATTCTCACTGAGTGCCAGCTCAAACTCAAAACCAACCTAAAGAAGAGGTTTCACTGTGTGTTCgagaaaatcacaaaagcagGAAGTTCGAAACCTCTCCATGAGATCTACACTGAGATCTATATCATGATGGAAGAAACAGGAGAGGTCAACAtggaacatgaggtcagacagattgaaactGCAACCTGGAAACCAGCAACGCCGGAAACAACAATCAGATGTGaggacatctttaaagcctcacctggaagagatgaaccaatcagaacaatgatgacaaagggagtggctggcatcgggaaaacagtcttaacacagaagttcactctggactgggctgaagacaaagccaaccaggacatacacttcacatttccattcactttcagagagctgaatgtgctgaaagagaaaaagttcagcttggtggagcttgttcatcacttcttcactgaaaccaaagaagcaggaatctgcagctttgaagagttccaggttgtgttcatctttgatggtctggatgagtgtcgacttcctctggacttccacaacactgagatcctgactgatgttacagagtccacctcagtggatgtgctgctgacaaacctcatcagggggaaactgcttccTTCTGCTcacctctggataaccacacgacctgcagcagccaatcagatccctagcgagtgtgttgacatggtgacagaggtcagagggttcactgacccacagaaggaggagtacttcaggaagagattcagagatgaggagcaggccagcagaatcatctcccacatcaagacatcacgaagcctccacatcatgtgccacataccagtcttctgctggatcactgctacagttctggagaatgtgttgaagaccagagagggaggagagctgcccaagaccctgactcagatgtacatccacttcctggtggttcagtccaaagtgaagaatGTCAAGTATGATGGAAAATCTGAGAGAGATTtacactggactccagagagcaggaagatgattgagtctctgggaaaactggcttttgagcagctgcagaaaggaaacctgatcttctatgaatcagacctgacagagtgtggcatcgatatcagagcagcctcagtgtactcaggagtgttcacagagatctttaaagaggagagtggactgtaccaggacaaggtgttctgcttcatccatctgagtgttcaggagtttctggctgctcttcatgtccatctgacattcatcaactctggaTTCAATCTGCTGGCCGAAGCAAGATGGTGGTGGGCTAGAACTTTGGCCTACCTGTGGTCTATAGTATTTGGAGATAACTCTAAACTATCACATGTCCACCAGAATGCTGTGAAgaaggccttacagagtccaaatggacacctggacttgttcctccgcttcctcctgggtctttcactggATACAAATCAGAATCTCCTCCGTGGTCTGCTTACAGAGAAAGGAAGTAGCTTAGAGACCAATCAGGAAACTGTCCagtacatcaagaagaagatcagtgagaatcAGTCTCCAGAGAGAggcatcaatctgttccactgtctgaatgaactgaatgatggttcACTAGTGGAGGAGGTCCAACAGTACCTGAGttcaggaagtctctccacagataaactgtctcctgctcagtggtcagctctgggcttcatcttactgtcatcagaaaaagATCTGAATGTGTTTGACCTGAggaaatactctgcttcagaggaggctcttctgaggctgctgccagtggtcaaagcctccaacaaagctct cctgagtggctgtaacctgtcaaagagaagctgtgaagctctggcctcagctcttggctcccagtcctctagtctgagagagctggacttgagtaacaacaaccttcaagattcaggagtgaagctgctctgtgctggactggagagtctgCAATGTAAACtggaaactctcag ACTGTCAGGCTGTCTGGTCACAGAGAAAGGCTGTTCtgctctggcctcagctcttagctccaacccctcccatctgagagagctggacctgagctacaatcatcctggagactcaggagtgaagctgctgactgCTCGACAGgaggatccagactggagactggacGTTCTCAG AGTGGACCATTGCGGAGAACAGAGACTGAAACCTGGTCTGACGAAGT ATTTCTGTGAACTCaaagtggacacaaacacactcaacagACGCTTGAAATTGACTGACAACAACAATAGGGTGACAGTGGTGAGAGAGGAGCAGCCATATCCTGATCATCAAGACAGATTTGATAAATTCCTTCAACTGTTGTGTAAAAATGGTCTGACTGGttgctgttactgggaggtcgagtggagaggagaggtttATATAACAGTCACATACAAAGGAATCAGAAGGAAAGGAGGCAGTTATGACTGTTTGTTTGGGGGTAAtgatcagtcctggagtctgaagTGCTCTGATAGTGATGGTTACTCTGTCTGGTACAATAACAGACAAAcagtcctccctctctcctcctcctcctctggtagagtagcagtgtatgtggactttgctgctggcactctgtccttctacagagtctcctctgacacactgatccacctccacacctttaacaccacattcactgaacctctttatcctgggtttgGGTTCTGGTCTgactcctcagtgtctctgtgttcagtgtAG
- the LOC141017620 gene encoding AT-rich interactive domain-containing protein 1B-like, translating to MEATPPLLTAAPGVNAQEEVKDGEPVVKEEVEVKEEHQEQAEPRPQQASKYDKLPIKVEEKGEEWEEVDERWTGLSMPNGFISGLLHWKAGGGDSTAHIQTGESTPTKERGGGEVGRSQEESKEVAEGGEEKNLPASEETPPETQEGSQSEVRSQSPISQLEDEPRCWDEAPLSTAESWQDSLAKRCVCISNIVRGLSFIPGNDADMSRHPGLVLILGQLVLLHHHHPRRKRTPPSYQREEEQGLACSRDEWWWDCLAALRENTLVTLANMSGQLDLSLYPENICLPILDGLLHWMVCPSAEAQDPFSLAGGFSSLTPQRLVLECLCKLSIQDCNVDLLLATPPFSRQQKLYATLVRLVGERKSQVCREMAVAVLSNLAQGDPMAARSVTLQKGSVGTLIGFLEDSVAMAQYQQSSHSMLHAAAPPEPPSINMMCRAAKALLAMARVEENRTEFVLHESRLLDISLSAALNSSVAAIMCEVLFKIGRS from the exons ATGGAGGCGACACCACCGCTACTTACAGCTGCACCTGGCGTCAACGCtcaggaggaggtgaaagaCGGGGAACCTGTTGTcaaagaggaggtggaggtgaaggaggagcaCCAGGAGCAGGCAGAGCCCCGCCCCCAACAGGCCAGCAAGTACGACAAGCTGCCAATCAAGGtagaggagaagggggaggagtgggaggaggtggATGAGCGTTGGACGGGGCTCAGCATGCCCAACGGCTTCATCAGCGGCCTCCTGCACTGGAAGGCCGGAGGAGGAGACTCCACCGCTCACATCCAGACAGGAGAGTCCACCCCCACaaaggagagggggggaggagaggtggggaggagtcaggaggagagTAAGGAGGTGGCTGAGGGAGGCGAGGAGAAGAACCTGCCAGCCAGTGAGGAGACACCACCTGAAACACAAgaag GCTCCCAGTCGGAGGTCAGAAGTCAGAGTCCCATCAGCCAGCTGGAGGACGAACCTCGCTGCTGGGACGAGGCTCCGCTGTCCACGGCAGAGTCCTGGCAGGATTCTCTGGCCAAACGCTGTGTCTGCATATCCAACATTGTACGCGGCCTCTCCTTCATCCCCGGCAACGACGCCGACATGTCACGGCACCCGGGCCTGGTGCTGATCCTGGGCCAGCTGGTGCTCCTGCATCACCACCACCCCCGCAGGAAACGGACACCACCCAGCTACCagcgggaggaggagcaggggctGGCCTGCAGCCGGGACGAGTGGTGGTGGGACTGCCTGGCGGCGCTCCGGGAGAACACGCTGGTGACGCTGGCCAACATGTCAGGCCAGTTGGACCTGTCGCTGTACCCCGAGAACATCTGCCTGCCCATCCTGGACGGGCTGCTGCACTGGATGGTGTGCCCATCTGCCGAGGCCCAGGACCCCTTCTCCTTGGCGGGAGGCTTCTCCTCGCTCACCCCTCAGAGACTGGTGCTTGAGTGTCTGTGCAAGCTGAGCATCCAGGACTGCAACGTGGACCTGCTGCTCGCCACGCCACCCTTCAGCCGCCAGCAGAAGCTCTACGCCACGCTGGTGCGCCTCGTGGGTGAGAGGAAGAGCCAGGTGTGTCGGGAGATGGCGGTGGCCGTCCTGTCCAACCTGGCGCAGGGCGACCCCATGGCAGCACGCAGCGTCACCCTGCAGAAGGGCAGCGTGGGAACTCTAATCGGCTTCCTGGAGGACAGCGTGGCCATGGCTCAATACCAGCAGAGCTCGCACAGCATGCTGCACGCCGCCGCGCCACCGGAGCCGCCAAGCATCAACATGATGTGCCGTGCCGCCAAGGCGCTGCTGGCCATGGCGAGGGTGGAAGAGAACCGGACGGAGTTTGTTCTGCACGAGAGCCGGTTGCTGGACATCTCGCTGTCGGCCGCCCTCAACTCCTCCGTGGCGGCCATCATGTGTGAAGTACTGTTTAAAATTGGCCGCTCGTGA